AACAATGACCTTGCCCGCCAGAAAAAAAGCGAAACCCACGGCCCACGCCACCAGATAGGCGATCACCTGATTTTTGGTCAGGCTCGAGGCGAAAACCCCGATAGCCGCCAAAGCCGCGACCAAAAAACAATTGCCCAGATAAGCGCCGATCACGGCGCCCCAATCCGGCTCCCCCAAAAACTCAAGGATCAGAGGATAAATTCCGGTCAACAGCAGCGCCAGGCTGATCACGCCCAAACCCGCCAGGTATTTGCCGATGACGATTTCATAAGTTTTCAGCGGCAAGGAAACCAGAATCTCGAACGTTCCGGTTTTCAATTCTTCAGCGAATAGCCGCATGGTGACCGCGGGCGTCAAAAAGACCAGGATCAAGGGAACCAAATCCATAAACTGCGCCAGATTGGCCTGATTGACCACGAACAAGGGCTGAGCGAAAAAATATCCGGTGACCAAAAGAAAAATGACGTACAGCACATACGCCATCGGGGAATTGAGCATTTCCGCCAAGTCTTTTTTAGCGATGACCAAAAGTCCGGAGAACCGGGAGCCCCCAGGCGCGGCCTTAAGCTGCGGACGCTCCGTTTTAGCGGGTGAGCTCATGAAAAATTTCCTCCAGCGATTTGCGCTCCATCTTCAGCTCGATCAAGGGGAGTTTCTTTTGCGCCGCCAAATCGAAAATCTCGCGCCGGATATCCCTGCTTGCGCGCACGCGGTAGGTGAACTCCTTAACTCCTTCGGCGCTCACGGGACCCTCCAGGGCGATCAAACCCGGTATGCTCCCCAGCTGGGTTTCCCCGTTCGACAACGAACGCGCGAAGCCGACGGTGATGAGATGCTCCTGCGAACCGGAAAGCTCCGCAAAGGTCCGGTCCGCGACCAAGCGCCCTCGATGGATAATCAGCACTCGATCGCAAACAGCCTGAACCTCGGGAAGAATGTGGGTCGACAGCAAAATGGTTTTGCCCTGCGACTTAAGATTTAAAATTAATTCGCGGACTTCCCTGGCCTGGATGGGATCAAGCCCGCTGGTCGGCTCATCCAAAAATAAAACCTCCGGGTCATGCAGAATCGCGGCCGCTAGACCCACCCTCTGACGGTACCCCTTCGAGAGTTCGCCGATGTCCTTGCCCAGGGCCGTGGCCAAACCGCAGGAAGCGACGACCTCCTTTAAACGCCGCCGGAAAGCATCGCGGCCGGCCAAGGCTCGCGCCGACCATAAAAAGAACAGGTATTCGC
This DNA window, taken from Elusimicrobiota bacterium, encodes the following:
- a CDS encoding ABC transporter permease subunit gives rise to the protein MSSPAKTERPQLKAAPGGSRFSGLLVIAKKDLAEMLNSPMAYVLYVIFLLVTGYFFAQPLFVVNQANLAQFMDLVPLILVFLTPAVTMRLFAEELKTGTFEILVSLPLKTYEIVIGKYLAGLGVISLALLLTGIYPLILEFLGEPDWGAVIGAYLGNCFLVAALAAIGVFASSLTKNQVIAYLVAWAVGFAFFLAGKVIVFVPYPLSEIVNFLGFDAHVENIARGVLDSRDILYFVSLAGFFLTLPLLRFERRLRGSFVAARRNS
- a CDS encoding ATP-binding cassette domain-containing protein, which gives rise to MIEVRELQKSYGSVRAVDGVGFAVNEGEIVGFLGPNGAGKTTTLRILAGSLPQDGGTVRILGRDHASDALGLKRRIGYLAENNPIYEHMETSEYLFFLWSARALAGRDAFRRRLKEVVASCGLATALGKDIGELSKGYRQRVGLAAAILHDPEVLFLDEPTSGLDPIQAREVRELILNLKSQGKTILLSTHILPEVQAVCDRVLIIHRGRLVADRTFAELSGSQEHLITVGFARSLSNGETQLGSIPGLIALEGPVSAEGVKEFTYRVRASRDIRREIFDLAAQKKLPLIELKMERKSLEEIFHELTR